From Cucumis melo cultivar AY chromosome 1, USDA_Cmelo_AY_1.0, whole genome shotgun sequence, a single genomic window includes:
- the LOC103495535 gene encoding uncharacterized protein LOC103495535 has product MVCFCFLVDQTRQIRRSKPAAGFCSRCGGGASVADMKTATRFCFVPFYWRSWRAIICTFCGAIIRSYR; this is encoded by the coding sequence ATGGTTTGCTTTTGCTTTCTCGTGGATCAGACTCGTCAGATACGGCGGAGCAAACCGGCTGCCGGATTTTGTTCCCGGTGTGGCGGCGGAGCCAGCGTCGCCGACATGAAGACCGCTACAAGATTCTGTTTCGTCCCATTTTATTGGAGGTCTTGGAGAGCCATTATTTGCACTTTTTGTGGAGCTATTATCAGATCCTATCGCtaa
- the LOC103495534 gene encoding pentatricopeptide repeat-containing protein At1g03540, with protein MMLFFKRHCTSSFTSQNFKYSTHLSNKLFQILQFCKSGLLNDALHILNSVDLYDSRINKPLLYASLLQTCTKVDSFSSGCQFHAHVVKSGLETDRFVGNSLLSLYFKLGSNCLLTRRVFDGLFVKDVVSWASMITGYVREGKSGMAIELFWDMLDSGIEPNDFTLSTVIKACSEIGNLVLGKCFHGVVVRRGFDSNPVILSSLIDMYGRNYLSSEARQLFDELLEPDPVCWTTVISAFTRNDFYEEALGFFYLMHRAYRLSPDNYTFGSVLTACGNLGRLKQGEEIHAKVIAYGFGGNVVVESSLVDMYGKCGAVEKSQRVFDRMSNRNSVSWSALLAVYCQNGDFEKVVSLFREMKKVDLYSFGTVLRACAGLAAVAPGKEVHCQYIRKGGWRDVIVESALVDLYAKCGSIDFAYRIFERMPTRNLITWNAMIHGFAQNGRSEIAIQIFEAMIKEGIKPDCISFIGLLFACSHTGLVDQARHYFDLMTGEYGIKPGIEHYNCMVDLLGRAGLLEEAENLIENADCRNDSALWLVLLGASTATWTNSAIAERIAKKLMELEPQCYLSYVHLANFYRAVGRWDDAVKVRELMKNRQLKKMPGQSWMQRGKASMTSL; from the coding sequence ATGATGCTCTTCTTCAAACGCCATTGCACTAGTAGTTTCACctctcaaaatttcaaatattctaCTCACCTGTCAAATAAACTGTTTCAAATTCTCCAATTTTGCAAGTCCGGCCTACTCAACGATGCGCTACACATCTTAAACTCCGTTGATTTGTACGATTCTAGAATTAACAAACCACTTCTCTACGCTTCTCTCTTACAAACCTGCACCAAGGTAGATTCCTTCAGCAGTGGTTGTCAATTTCATGCCCATGTTGTTAAATCTGGACTTGAGACTGACCGCTTTGTTGGGAATAGTTTGCTTTCTCTTTACTTTAAATTGGGTTCAAATTGTCTGCTGACTCGAAGAGTATTTGATGGTCTTTTTGTCAAAGATGTGGTGTCTTGGGCATCCATGATTACGGGGTATGTTCGAGAAGGTAAATCTGGAATGGCGATTGAGTTGTTTTGGGATATGTTGGATTCGGGAATTGAGCCGAATGACTTTACTTTATCTACTGTGATCAAAGCGTGCTCGGAGATTGGGAATTTGGTTCTTGGTAAGTGCTTTCATGGGGTTGTTGTAAGGCGTGGGTTTGATTCAAATCCTGTCATTTTGAGTTCTTTGATTGATATGTACGGGAGAAATTATCTGTCAAGTGAAGCACGCCAACTGTTTGATGAATTGCTTGAACCAGATCCAGTATGTTGGACAACAGTTATTTCCGCGTTTACAAGGAATGATTTCTATGAGGAAGCATTGGGGTTCTTTTATTTGATGCATAGAGCTTATAGGTTGTCTCCTGATAATTATACATTTGGAAGTGTACTGACTGCCTGTGGTAATTTGGGGAGGTTGAAGCAAGGTGAAGAGATCCATGCTAAGGTGATTGCTTATGGATTTGGTGGGAATGTAGTAGTTGAGAGTAGTCTGGTGGATATGTATGGAAAATGTGGAGCGGTTGAGAAGTCTCAACGCGTATTTGATAGAATGTCGAACAGGAACTCGGTTTCGTGGTCTGCATTGCTTGCAGTATATTGCCAAAATGGTGACTTCGAAAAGGTTGTAAGTCTTTTCAGAGAGATGAAGAAGGTCGACCTCTACAGTTTTGGGACAGTTTTACGTGCGTGTGCCGGGTTGGCAGCTGTTGCTCCAGGGAAGGAGGTTCACTGTCAGTATATAAGAAAGGGTGGATGGAGAGATGTCATTGTAGAATCAGCTCTAGTCGACTTGTATGCAAAATGTGGTTCCATTGATTTTGCATATAGAATATTTGAGCGTATGCCAACAAGAAATTTGATCACGTGGAATGCGATGATTCATGGTTTTGCTCAGAATGGAAGAAGTGAAATTGCTATTCAGATCTTTGAAGCAATGATTAAGGAAGGGATTAAGCCTGATTGTATCAGTTTTATTGGTTTACTTTTTGCTTGTAGTCATACAGGTTTGGTCGATCAAGCGCGGCACTACTTTGATCTAATGACTGGGGAATATGGAATTAAACCAGGAATCGAGCATTATAACTGCATGGTTGATCTTCTAGGCCGTGCCGGGCTGCTAGAAGAAGCTGAGAATTTGATAGAAAATGCAGATTGTAGAAATGATTCAGCTCTTTGGCTGGTTCTTCTAGGAGCTTCCACTGCTACATGGACAAACTCTGCTATTGCAGAACGCATTGCCAAGAAGTTGATGGAGCTTGAGCCTCAATGCTATTTAAGTTATGTTCACCTGGCTAATTTTTATAGAGCAGTAGGCCGATGGGACGACGCCGTAAAGGTTAGAGAGTTGATGAAAAACCGACAGCTGAAGAAGATGCCAGGTCAGAGTTGGATGCAAAGAGGCAAAGCATCGATGACAAGTTTATGA
- the LOC103495536 gene encoding protein ULTRAPETALA 1, with product MASGVDENGLVLFSSEELSEMSGVKFGGDFVEVTCGCTSHRYGDSVGRLRIFVNGELEITCECTPGCHEDKMTPAAFEKHSGRETARKWKNNVWVIVDGDKVPLYKTVLLKYYNQALKNSNGSSRSQNGRACHRDEFVRCSSCNKERRFRLRTKEECRIHHDALADSDWSCADLPYDKITCDTDEERASRRVYRGCIRSPTCKGCTSCVCFGCDICRFSDCSCQTCIDFTRNAKA from the exons ATGGCTAGTGGGGTGGATGAAAATGGGTTGGTCTTGTTTTCTAGCGAAGAGTTGAGTGAGATGAGTGGGGTTAAGTTCGGTGGAGATTTTGTGGAAGTCACTTGTGGCTGTACTAGTCATCGATATGGCGATTCTGTTGGAAGGTTGAGGATTTTTGTTAATGGTGAACTTGAAATCACCTGTGAATGCACTCCCGGTTGTCATGAAG ACAAGATGACTCCTGCTGCATTTGAAAAGCACTCCGGAAGAGAAACAGCAAGAAAATGGAAGAACAATGTTTGGGTCATAGTTGATGGAGATAAGGTTCCGTTGTACAAGACTGTTCTTCTCAAATACTACAATCAGGCACTAAAAAACAGCAATGGATCCAGTAGATCCCAAAACGGGCGAGCGTGTCACCGTGATGAGTTTGTTCGATGTAGCAGTTGTAACAAGGAACGCAGATTTCGACTTAGGACAAAAGAGGAATGCCGAATTCACCATGATGCTTTGGCAGATAGTGATTGGAGTTGTGCTGATCTACCATATGACAA AATAACATGCGACACTGATGAAGAACGAGCGAGCCGGAGGGTTTATAGGGGATGCATCCGATCACCAACATGCAAGGGATGCACTTCCTGTGTCTGCTTCGGCTGTGATATATGTCGATTTTCAGATTGCAGCTGCCAGACCTGCATTGACTTCACAAGGAACGCAAAAGCTTGA
- the LOC103495537 gene encoding beta-glucuronosyltransferase GlcAT14B: MIGRKANVGGFLNPPWMRKNMNFHSGRMFSDRKWIVPFFASLLISVTLLLTATLGLFIPSQSDEPLPLDAVSFAKEEDSNGFFIEPELRSSLKETSGVVKMEPPRLAYLISGTKGDSRRMMRTLQAVYHPRNQYVLHMDLEAPPRERLELTNLVKADSTFNEVENVRVMAQSNLVTYKGPTMIACTLQAISILLRESLDWDWFINLSASDYPLMTQDDLLHVFSNLTRNFNFIEHSQIAGWKLSHRAKPIIIDPGLYLSKKSELAWTTQRRSLPTSFKLFTGSAWVMLTRSFVEYCILGWDNLPRTILMYYTNFLSSPEGYFHTVICNNDEFRHTAVSHDLHYIAWDNPPKQHPLSLTMKDFDKMVNSNAPFARKFAKDDSVLDKIDKELLDRTSRFSPGGWCIGSSEGGADPCSVRGNDSVFTPGPGADRLQQLLHSLLSEEILKKQCT, from the exons ATGATAGGGCGTAAAGCGAATGTGGGTGGCTTTTTAAACCCGCCATGGATGAGGAAGAACATGAATTTTCATTCAGGAAGGATGTTCAGCGATAGAAAATGGATTGTTCCATTCTTTGCAAGTCTGCTCATTTCAGTTACCCTGCTTCTAACAGCGACTTTAGGGTTGTTTATTCCTTCACAAAGTGATGAGCCATTGCCATTGGATGCTGTTTCGTTTGCAAAAGAGGAGGATTCGAATGGGTTTTTCATTGAGCCTGAATTAAGAAGTTCATTGAAAGAAACAAGTGGTGTTGTGAAAATGGAACCTCCAAGATTAGCCTATCTAATTTCGGGTACAAAAGGCGACAGTCGGAGAATGATGAGGACTTTGCAGGCTGTATATCACCCAAGAAATCAATATGTTCTGCACATGGATCTCGAGGCTCCACCTCGAGAAAGATTGGAGCTGACGAATCTAGTGAAGGCTGATTCAACATTCAATGAGGTAGAAAATGTGCGTGTAATGGCTCAATCCAATTTGGTTACATATAAAGGTCCTACAATGATTGCTTGCACGCTTCAAGCAATATCGATTTTGTTGAGGGAGAGTCTGGATTGGGACTGGTTTATAAATTTAAGTGCTTCAGATTATCCATTGATGACACAAGATG ATTTGCTTCATGTGTTCTCCAACTTGACtagaaatttcaattttattgaGCATTCGCAGATTGCAGGGTGGAAATT GAGTCACCGAGCGAAACCGATCATCATCGATCCAGGTCTTTACTTATCCAAAAAGTCGGAACTTGCTTGGACAACTCAAAGACGCTCACTTCCAACATCCTTCAAGTTGTTTACAG GTTCGGCATGGGTAATGCTGACACGATCATTCGTTGAGTATTGCATATTGGGATGGGATAATCTCCCACGAACCATCCTTATGTACTACACAAACTTCCTCTCATCGCCCGAGGGCTATTTTCACACAGTAATCTGCAATAACGACGAATTTCGGCACACTGCAGTAAGCCACGACCTCCATTACATTGCTTGGGACAATCCTCCAAAGCAACATCCCCTCTCTTTGACAATGAAGGACTTTGATAAAATGGTCAATAGCAATGCCCCATTTGCTCGAAAGTTTGCCAAGGATGATTCAGTTTTGGACAAGATAGATAAAGAACTGCTTGACAGAACAAGCAGATTTTCACCAGGGGGATGGTGTATTGGGAGCTCGGAAGGTGGTGCTGACCCGTGCTCGGTACGTGGAAACGATTCTGTGTTCACGCCAGGCCCCGGGGCTGACCGGTTGCAACAGCTTCTTCATTCATTGTTGTCcgaagaaattttgaaaaaacagtGTACATGA
- the LOC103495538 gene encoding external alternative NAD(P)H-ubiquinone oxidoreductase B1, mitochondrial: protein MTIFSFFTRASTAFHGSPAYSKLLLISTTLSGGGLLAYADSQSDVGGSIEESPKKRVVVLGTGWAGTSFLKDLDASKYDVQVVSPQNYFSFTPLLPSVTCGSVEARSIVEPVRNIVKKRKGEIKFWEAECFKIDAANKKVFCQSHVDNNLVGNREFSLEYDYLVIAMGAQVNTFNTPGVKENCHFLKEVEDAQKIRRSVIDCFEMAVIPSLSEEERRRNLHFVIVGGGPTGVEFAAELHDFFEEDLVNLYPSVKDLVKISVIQSGDHILNAFDERISLFAEQKFLRDGIDVYTGCRVVSVSDKEIEMKVKSTGESCSMPHGLIVWSTGIMTRPVVKDFMEQIGQGSRRILATDEWLQVKGAQNVYAIGDCATIDQRKIMEDIATIFKAADKDNSGTLTVAEFQDVLDDILIRYPQVEIFLRSKHLRDVKDLLRDSQGHENEIDIEGFKSALSHADTQMKNLPATAQVAAQQGAYLSRCFNRREHCTENPEGPRHFKSSGRHQFLPFRYKHLGQFAPLGGEQAAAELPGDWVSMGHSTQWLWYSVYASKQVSWRTRYLVVSDWTRKFIFGRDSSRI, encoded by the exons ATGACAATTTTCTCCTTCTTCACTAGAGCTTCCACAGCTTTTCATGGCTCCCCTGCATATTCAAAGCTTCTACTCATCAGTACTACCCTCAG TGGCGGAGGTCTATTGGCATATGCAGATTCACAATCAGACGTTGGCGGTTCTATTGAAGAATCACCAAAAAAGAGAGTTGTGGTGCTTGGAACAGGATGGGCCGGTACCAGTTTTCTCAAGGATCTGGATGCTTCAAAATATGACGTTCAGGTTGTTTCGCCTCAAAATTATTTCTCATTTACTCCTTTATTGCCTAGTGTTACATGTGGATCAGTTGAAGCACGAAGCATTGTTGAACCGGTTCGAAACATCGTGAAGAAG AGAAAAGGTGAAATTAAATTCTGGGAAGCTGAATGCTTTAAGATCGATGCTGCTAACAAGAAGGTTTTCTGCCAGTCTCATGTTGACAATAACTTGGTTGGCAATAGGGAGTTTTCCTTAGAATATGACTATTTGGTAATAGCAATGGGAGCGCAAGTTAATACTTTTAATACTCCTGGTGTCAAGGAGAACTGCCATTTTCTCAAG GAAGTGGAAGATGCTCAGAAGATCCGCAGAAGTGTGATAGATTGTTTTGAAATGGCTGTGATTCCTAGTCTAAGTGAAGAAGAGCGAAGGAGAAATCTTCATTTCGTTATTGTTGGAGGGGGTCCCACTGGAGTTGAATTTGCTGCAGAGCTTCATGACTTTTTTGAAGAAGATTTGGTTAACTTATATCCTTCGGTTAAAGATCTAGTGAAAATTTCAGTAATTCAATCTGGAGATCACATTTTGAATGC GTTTGATGAAAGAATTAGTTTATTTGCTGAACAAAAATTCCTAAGAGATGGCATCGATGTATACACAGGATGTCGAGTTGTCAGTGTATCTGATAAAGAAATTGAGATGAAGGTTAAATCAACTGGAGAATCCTGTTCGATGCCGCATGGACTAATTGTCTGGTCTACGGGTATCATGACTCGTCCTGTTGTGAAGGATTTCATGGAGCAGATTGGCCAG GGTAGTAGACGCATTCTAGCCACTGATGAATGGCTTCAAGTGAAGGGCGCTCAAAATGTGTATGCCATTGGTGATTGTGCTACAATTGACCAACGGAAAATTATG GAAGATATTGCCACCATATTTAAAGCTGCAGACAAAGATAACTCTGGTACCCTGACAGTTGCAGAATTTCAAGATGTTCTAGATGATATTCTCATAAGGTATCCTCAAGTAGAAATATTTTTGAGGAGCAAACATCTCCGCGATGTAAAAGATCTCTTGAGAGATTCTCAGGGACATGAGAATGAAATAGATATTGAAGGATTTAAGTCAGCTCTTTCTCATGCCGACACGCAGATGAAAAATTTGCCTGCCACCGCACAG GTTGCTGCCCAACAAGGTGCGTATCTTTCCAGGTGCTTCAACCGCAGGGAGCATTGCACTGAGAATCCTGAAGGTCCTCGACATTTTAAGAGTTCTGGACGTCatcagtttcttccctttcg GTACAAGCACTTGGGACAGTTCGCTCCTTTAGGAGGAGAACAAGCTGCTGCTGAGCTTCCTGGAGATTGGGTTTCCATGGGTCACAGCACTCAATGGCTCTGGTATTCTGTATATGCAAG CAAGCAAGTCAGCTGGCGCACAAGATATCTAGTGGTATCAGATTGGACAAGAAAGTTTATATTTGGAAGAGATTCGAGCCGCATCTGA